A single window of Qipengyuania sediminis DNA harbors:
- a CDS encoding rod shape-determining protein MreD, with protein sequence MERYAPRARSDAYGRRINREHSPIVALALPWLSIMLASWVPSLLIATALPLSPPLGFLALLAWRLVRPGLLPVWAGAPLGLFDDLFSGQPLGSGMMLWSATMIAFELLDRRFPWRSFLQDWIAAGLAMLGYILAAFLVSGATPGTPGLVALGPQALLAVLLFPAAARAISALDRMRLRRWRRAD encoded by the coding sequence ATGGAACGCTACGCTCCGCGCGCGCGCAGCGACGCCTATGGCCGCCGGATCAATCGCGAACATTCGCCGATCGTGGCGCTGGCTCTGCCGTGGCTTTCGATCATGCTCGCGTCCTGGGTACCGAGCCTGCTGATCGCGACCGCGCTGCCCCTCTCGCCACCGCTCGGCTTTTTGGCGCTGCTCGCCTGGCGGCTGGTACGGCCGGGCCTTTTGCCGGTCTGGGCGGGGGCGCCGCTCGGCCTGTTCGACGATCTGTTCAGCGGCCAGCCACTCGGCAGCGGGATGATGCTGTGGTCCGCCACCATGATCGCCTTCGAACTGCTCGATCGCCGCTTTCCCTGGCGCAGCTTTCTCCAGGACTGGATTGCGGCGGGGCTGGCCATGCTCGGCTATATCCTGGCAGCCTTCCTCGTTTCCGGCGCGACCCCGGGTACTCCGGGCCTGGTCGCTCTGGGTCCGCAGGCGCTGCTCGCGGTGCTGCTGTTCCCGGCCGCCGCAAGAGCGATCTCGGCACTCGACCGGATGCGTCTGCGGCGGTGGCGGCGGGCGGACTGA
- the mreC gene encoding rod shape-determining protein MreC, which produces MAATAHSRSGYSKRAQYTLFTGYIAAALGLALGALLLALSLWQPQFLSVLRGGAQDAALPATQSAAVVRTESKGLIATIAGYLRAGSQNAALKREVEIARIRLKEAEAVRQENARLKALLAIRSGEVRPVAIARLVGSTATSTRRFAYLGAGRNQGVAVGMPVLSPRGVVGRILEVGANSSRVLLLLDSESVLPVRRARDEVVAFAEGRGDSLLRIRLINLGINPLQVGDMLVTSGAGGYYQPGKAVAIVSARTPDGGLARVVSDPAATDYVAVMPIFEPQAVRVSETPVERAVGPAGPR; this is translated from the coding sequence ATGGCGGCCACGGCTCACAGCCGCTCGGGCTACTCGAAACGGGCGCAATATACGCTCTTCACCGGCTATATCGCCGCCGCGCTCGGGTTGGCGCTGGGCGCCTTGCTGCTGGCGCTGTCGCTGTGGCAGCCGCAGTTCCTGTCCGTCCTGCGCGGCGGGGCGCAGGACGCGGCCCTCCCCGCCACGCAAAGCGCCGCAGTCGTACGGACTGAAAGCAAGGGCCTGATCGCCACCATCGCCGGCTATCTGCGTGCCGGATCGCAGAACGCCGCGCTGAAGCGCGAAGTCGAGATCGCGCGCATCCGGCTGAAAGAGGCCGAGGCCGTGCGGCAGGAAAACGCACGGCTGAAGGCACTGCTCGCGATCCGTTCGGGCGAGGTGCGTCCGGTGGCCATCGCGCGGCTGGTCGGCTCCACCGCTACCAGCACCCGCCGCTTCGCCTATCTTGGCGCGGGACGCAATCAGGGGGTGGCGGTCGGCATGCCGGTGCTGAGCCCTCGCGGTGTTGTCGGCCGCATCCTCGAGGTCGGCGCGAACAGCTCGCGCGTGCTGCTGCTGCTCGACAGCGAGAGCGTGCTGCCGGTGCGCCGCGCGCGCGACGAGGTCGTGGCCTTCGCCGAGGGGCGCGGCGACAGCTTGCTGCGCATCCGCCTCATCAATCTCGGCATCAACCCGCTCCAGGTGGGCGATATGCTGGTCACGAGCGGGGCGGGCGGCTATTACCAGCCCGGCAAGGCGGTGGCGATCGTATCGGCACGCACCCCCGATGGCGGGCTGGCGCGCGTGGTCAGCGATCCCGCGGCGACCGATTACGTGGCGGTCATGCCGATCTTCGAGCCGCAGGCGGTCCGCGTGTCCGAAACCCCGGTCGAGCGCGCGGTCGGCCCCGCGGGTCCACGATAG
- a CDS encoding rod shape-determining protein has translation MGFWNNLFKFGSQNMAIDLGTANTLVYVEGQGIVLNEPSVVAIETINGVKRVKAVGDDAKMMMGKTPDSIEAIRPLRDGVIADIEIAEEMIKHFIRKVHGRKSLMRYPEITICVPSGSTSVEKRAIRDAASNAGASQVYLILEPMAAAIGADMPVTEPVGSMVVDIGGGTTEVAVLSLRGLAYTTSVRTGGDKMDEAIVSYVRRHHNLLIGEATAERIKKEYGIARTPKDGVGESITIKGRDLVNGVPKEITINQGHIAEALAEPIGAIVEGVRIALENTAPELAADIVDQGIVLTGGGALIAGLDDYLREETGLPVTVAEDPLTCVAVGTGRAMEDPVYRGVLMTA, from the coding sequence ATGGGTTTCTGGAACAATCTCTTCAAGTTCGGCTCGCAGAACATGGCGATCGATCTCGGGACCGCGAACACGCTGGTCTATGTCGAAGGCCAGGGGATCGTTCTCAACGAACCCAGCGTGGTGGCGATCGAGACCATCAACGGCGTCAAGCGTGTCAAAGCGGTGGGCGACGATGCCAAGATGATGATGGGCAAGACACCCGACAGCATCGAGGCGATCCGCCCCCTTCGCGACGGCGTGATCGCCGACATCGAGATCGCGGAAGAGATGATCAAGCACTTCATCCGCAAGGTGCACGGCCGCAAGAGCCTGATGCGCTATCCCGAGATCACGATCTGCGTCCCCTCGGGCTCCACCAGCGTCGAGAAGCGCGCGATCCGCGACGCCGCAAGCAATGCCGGGGCGAGCCAGGTCTATCTGATCCTCGAACCCATGGCGGCGGCGATCGGCGCCGACATGCCGGTGACAGAGCCTGTGGGCAGCATGGTCGTCGATATCGGCGGCGGCACCACCGAAGTCGCGGTGCTGAGCTTGCGCGGTCTCGCCTATACCACCAGCGTGCGCACTGGCGGCGACAAGATGGATGAAGCGATCGTCAGCTACGTGCGCCGCCATCACAATCTGCTGATCGGCGAAGCGACTGCGGAGCGGATCAAGAAGGAATACGGCATCGCCCGAACCCCCAAGGACGGCGTGGGCGAAAGCATCACCATCAAGGGCCGCGATCTGGTGAACGGGGTACCCAAGGAAATCACCATCAACCAGGGGCATATCGCCGAAGCGCTCGCCGAACCCATCGGCGCGATCGTCGAAGGCGTGCGCATCGCGCTCGAGAACACCGCGCCCGAGCTGGCCGCCGATATCGTCGACCAGGGCATCGTGCTGACCGGCGGCGGCGCGCTGATCGCGGGTCTGGACGATTATCTGCGCGAGGAGACGGGTCTCCCCGTCACCGTCGCCGAAGACCCGTTGACCTGCGTCGCGGTCGGCACCGGCCGCGCGATGGAAGACCCCGTCTATCGCGGCGTGCTGATGACCGCCTGA
- the mutL gene encoding DNA mismatch repair endonuclease MutL codes for MPTIRRLPETLVNRIAAGEVVERPAAALKELVENAIDAGATRIAVRIEEGGLSLLEVTDDGCGMEPDEMALALERHATSKLPDEAIEQVTTLGFRGEALPSIASVSLLTLESRPAAAAQGWRRVVDHGDLLAQAPAALPPGTRVRVEQLFARVPARRKFLRSARSEYAACLDVVRRLALARPDIAVRFEHGERRVLALQERETLAERATQLVARELKDNAVVIDGTRGDLRLTGIAGLPTYNRGVADHQYLFVNGRPVKDRLLVGAVRGAYADMLARDRHAVLALFLELPAAEVDVNVHPAKTEVRFRDAQAVRGFIVSALRAALATGDRRSAQRPDMVAMGRWQRERLDAIPASEASRLGEPEGLSVREQSSAFAFAPEGRAEAAIPVASEAARYPLGIARGQVANTYIVAEAADGLVLVDQHAAHERLVLERLRAAGAEAAVTRAQALLIPDVVELDEAACDRLEGAADKLAALGLVVERFGPSAMLVRSLPHALGRADPAKLLRDIADDLAANGDALLLGEKLDLVLATMACHGSVRAGRALSVTEMNALLREMEATPRSGQCNHGRPTWVKLAMSDVEKLFGRH; via the coding sequence ATGCCCACGATCCGCCGCCTGCCCGAAACGCTCGTCAACCGCATCGCCGCGGGCGAAGTGGTGGAGCGCCCCGCCGCTGCACTGAAGGAGCTCGTCGAAAACGCGATCGACGCAGGCGCGACCAGGATCGCGGTGCGGATAGAGGAGGGCGGGCTCAGCCTGCTCGAAGTGACCGACGACGGCTGCGGCATGGAGCCTGATGAGATGGCGCTGGCGCTCGAACGCCATGCGACCTCGAAGCTGCCCGATGAGGCGATCGAGCAGGTGACGACCCTTGGGTTCCGCGGCGAAGCCTTGCCCAGCATCGCGAGCGTCTCTCTCCTGACGCTCGAAAGCCGGCCGGCCGCGGCCGCGCAGGGCTGGCGGCGGGTCGTCGATCATGGCGATCTCCTCGCCCAAGCGCCCGCCGCCCTGCCGCCGGGGACGCGGGTGCGGGTCGAGCAGCTGTTCGCCCGCGTCCCCGCGCGGCGCAAGTTCCTGCGCTCGGCGCGCAGCGAATATGCCGCCTGTCTCGATGTCGTGCGCCGCCTCGCCTTGGCGCGGCCCGATATCGCGGTGCGCTTCGAACACGGGGAGCGCCGCGTGCTGGCGCTGCAGGAGCGGGAGACGCTGGCGGAGCGGGCGACGCAGCTGGTCGCGCGCGAGCTGAAGGACAACGCGGTCGTTATCGACGGCACACGCGGCGACCTGCGGCTGACCGGTATCGCGGGCCTGCCGACCTACAACCGCGGGGTAGCAGACCACCAGTATCTCTTCGTCAACGGCCGCCCGGTGAAGGACCGGTTGCTGGTGGGCGCGGTGCGCGGTGCCTATGCCGATATGCTCGCGCGCGATCGCCATGCGGTGCTGGCGCTGTTCCTCGAACTCCCGGCGGCGGAAGTCGATGTCAACGTCCATCCCGCTAAGACCGAGGTGCGTTTTCGCGACGCGCAAGCCGTGCGCGGTTTCATCGTCTCTGCCCTGCGTGCCGCGCTGGCCACCGGCGATCGGCGCAGCGCCCAGCGGCCCGACATGGTTGCGATGGGGCGGTGGCAACGCGAAAGGCTTGACGCCATCCCTGCAAGCGAAGCCAGCCGCTTGGGCGAACCGGAGGGGCTGTCGGTGCGTGAGCAAAGCTCGGCCTTTGCGTTCGCCCCCGAGGGTCGCGCGGAGGCCGCCATTCCGGTTGCATCCGAGGCTGCCCGATACCCCCTGGGCATTGCGCGCGGGCAGGTGGCCAATACCTATATCGTCGCCGAAGCGGCCGATGGTTTGGTACTGGTTGATCAGCACGCGGCGCATGAGCGCCTGGTACTCGAACGGCTGCGGGCTGCGGGGGCAGAGGCGGCGGTGACGCGCGCGCAGGCGCTCCTGATCCCCGATGTCGTCGAGCTGGATGAGGCGGCTTGCGACCGGCTCGAGGGGGCGGCGGACAAACTCGCCGCGCTCGGCCTCGTCGTCGAGCGCTTCGGTCCTTCCGCCATGCTCGTGCGCAGCCTGCCGCACGCGCTGGGCCGCGCCGATCCAGCCAAGCTGCTTCGTGATATCGCCGACGATCTCGCCGCGAACGGCGATGCGCTGCTGCTCGGCGAGAAGCTCGATCTGGTGCTGGCCACAATGGCCTGCCACGGCTCGGTCCGTGCCGGGCGGGCGCTGTCGGTCACCGAAATGAACGCGCTTCTGCGCGAGATGGAAGCGACGCCGCGATCGGGGCAATGCAACCATGGCCGCCCCACGTGGGTTAAGCTCGCCATGAGCGACGTCGAAAAGCTGTTTGGGAGGCATTGA
- a CDS encoding MaoC family dehydratase yields the protein MIYYEDIEIGSKQSFGRYVVTREEVVEFAAKYDPQPFHLSDEAAARTYFGRLSASGWNTCAMTMRMLVDNMSTVQQAGLGSPGLDNLRWVKPVYPGDTLRCETEVLEKRRSQSRPEMGLFKSRCRTFNQEGELVLEMVNNALIRVRDPAAPIAD from the coding sequence GTGATCTACTACGAGGACATCGAGATCGGATCGAAGCAGAGCTTCGGCCGCTACGTGGTAACGCGCGAAGAGGTGGTGGAGTTTGCGGCGAAATACGATCCGCAACCCTTTCACCTCAGCGACGAAGCCGCGGCCAGGACCTATTTCGGCCGGCTGTCGGCGAGTGGCTGGAACACCTGCGCCATGACGATGCGGATGCTGGTCGACAATATGAGCACCGTGCAACAGGCGGGACTGGGTTCGCCGGGTCTAGACAATTTGCGTTGGGTGAAACCCGTCTATCCCGGCGACACGCTTCGCTGCGAAACCGAGGTGCTGGAGAAGCGCCGGAGCCAGTCGCGGCCCGAGATGGGCCTGTTCAAAAGCCGCTGCCGGACCTTCAATCAAGAGGGCGAGCTGGTGCTGGAGATGGTCAACAACGCGCTCATCCGCGTTCGTGACCCCGCCGCGCCGATCGCCGACTAG
- a CDS encoding DUF1206 domain-containing protein — MTIDTAQRFSTLVRLGYAARGLTYFLLGVLALGTSGKQRAGAQGVFDYLQDMPMGNALLSVVALGLLAYALFKLIAGASNLENHDSDAKGMAARVGQIASGVIHLGLAYAAYRFASGSKSSAGGGGEEAMAQPVMDLELGALLIGLAGLGMLIAAILQAKHALTGDFMKHIAARAPRAVEAVGRAGHAARAVVFAIIGWSLVRAAWLNSEGAVKGLGEALLSLREGGLVYTLVAIGLLMFGAFSLVTARYRVIPQISRGDLRPHLR; from the coding sequence ATGACCATCGATACAGCGCAGCGATTCAGCACCCTCGTCCGGCTTGGCTATGCGGCGCGTGGGCTCACCTATTTTCTCCTCGGCGTGCTGGCGCTTGGCACCAGCGGCAAGCAACGCGCGGGCGCACAAGGCGTGTTCGATTACCTTCAGGATATGCCGATGGGCAACGCCCTGCTGTCGGTCGTGGCACTCGGGCTCCTCGCCTATGCCCTCTTCAAGCTCATCGCCGGGGCCTCGAACCTCGAAAATCACGATTCCGATGCGAAGGGCATGGCGGCGCGCGTCGGCCAGATCGCGAGCGGCGTGATCCACCTTGGCCTCGCCTATGCCGCCTACCGCTTTGCCAGCGGCAGCAAGTCCAGCGCCGGCGGCGGGGGAGAGGAAGCGATGGCGCAGCCGGTGATGGACCTCGAGCTCGGCGCGCTGCTGATCGGGCTCGCCGGGCTGGGGATGCTGATCGCGGCAATCCTCCAGGCGAAGCACGCGCTGACGGGCGACTTCATGAAGCACATCGCCGCGCGTGCGCCGCGCGCGGTTGAAGCGGTCGGGCGCGCAGGTCATGCCGCGCGCGCGGTTGTTTTCGCGATCATCGGCTGGTCGCTGGTGCGCGCCGCCTGGCTGAACAGCGAAGGCGCGGTGAAGGGGCTTGGCGAAGCGCTGCTTTCGCTCCGCGAGGGAGGCCTCGTCTACACCCTCGTCGCGATCGGCCTGCTGATGTTCGGTGCCTTTAGCCTCGTCACCGCTCGCTACCGCGTGATCCCCCAGATCAGCCGCGGCGATCTGCGGCCTCATTTGCGCTGA
- a CDS encoding bifunctional metallophosphatase/5'-nucleotidase produces MRRAAFLLLAPVLAGCATTRPVAEAVRPVEVQILAINDFHGALEPPQLAVVAGGEPGAERRVPAGGAAHLASAISALRQGRANSITVAAGDLTGGSPFASSQFLDEPAIHALNLIGLELNAVGNHEFDRGTAELRRLQNGGCVQNTALKPCRVDADFPGARFRYLAANVKTADGKTLFPATAMKSFGQGADRVEIGFIGLTLEGTDALVAPDAIRDVAFADEAETINTLVPELRRQGADAVVVLIHQGVYTEGRYNDKACPGLSGALLPILGKLDPGVDVVVSGHTHQAYVCDYGQADPARPLLLTSAGSRGMLVTDITLSIDPRRGRVVARRADNTIVQSLPYDGPGGVLPIDPGFTAYPADPAVQALVARYVAAAEPIARRVVGRIGGPLQRARNASGETQLGSLVADAQAAATAAEIAFMNSFGLRADLVPGSGGTVTFGQLYSVQPFGNVLQVKGLTGAQLRALLEQQFASGSNTVERPNMLQVSRGFSYTYDLTRPAGQRIVSMTLNGSAIEDSRVYRVGLSNFLAAGGDNFTVFTAGRDLPGGGQEDVAALEAYVVKAGTIAPPPLGRIIRLDAPAAPPPED; encoded by the coding sequence ATGCGCCGTGCCGCCTTCCTGCTTCTTGCGCCCGTCCTTGCCGGCTGCGCGACCACCCGCCCCGTGGCAGAGGCGGTGCGGCCGGTCGAGGTGCAGATCCTGGCGATCAACGACTTTCACGGCGCCCTCGAGCCCCCACAGCTGGCTGTGGTCGCAGGCGGGGAGCCGGGGGCGGAACGGCGGGTGCCCGCGGGCGGCGCGGCCCATCTTGCCAGTGCGATTAGCGCGCTGCGCCAGGGGCGGGCGAACAGCATAACCGTGGCCGCGGGCGATCTTACCGGCGGGTCGCCCTTCGCCTCCTCGCAATTCCTTGACGAGCCGGCGATCCATGCCCTGAACCTCATCGGGCTGGAGCTGAACGCGGTCGGCAATCACGAATTCGATCGCGGCACCGCGGAGCTGCGGCGGCTGCAGAACGGCGGCTGCGTGCAGAACACTGCGCTCAAACCCTGCCGGGTCGATGCTGACTTCCCCGGCGCACGCTTCCGCTATCTCGCCGCCAATGTGAAAACCGCCGACGGCAAGACGCTGTTTCCCGCGACCGCCATGAAGAGCTTCGGCCAAGGGGCAGACAGGGTCGAGATCGGCTTTATCGGGCTGACGCTGGAGGGCACCGATGCGCTCGTTGCGCCCGATGCAATTCGCGATGTTGCCTTCGCTGACGAGGCGGAGACGATCAACACGCTGGTGCCCGAATTGCGCCGCCAGGGCGCGGATGCGGTCGTGGTGCTGATCCACCAGGGCGTTTACACTGAAGGGCGATACAACGACAAAGCCTGCCCAGGATTGTCGGGGGCGCTGTTGCCGATTCTCGGCAAGCTCGATCCCGGGGTCGACGTGGTGGTCTCGGGCCATACGCATCAGGCCTATGTCTGCGATTACGGTCAGGCCGATCCCGCGCGCCCGCTGCTGTTGACGAGCGCGGGGAGCCGGGGGATGCTGGTGACCGACATAACGCTCAGCATCGATCCGCGCCGCGGGCGCGTCGTCGCCAGGCGCGCGGACAACACGATCGTGCAGAGCCTGCCCTATGACGGTCCGGGCGGGGTGCTGCCCATCGATCCGGGCTTCACCGCATACCCCGCCGATCCGGCAGTGCAGGCGCTGGTCGCGCGCTATGTGGCGGCCGCCGAACCGATTGCGCGGCGGGTGGTGGGGCGGATCGGCGGACCATTGCAGCGGGCCCGCAATGCCTCGGGCGAAACGCAGCTCGGCAGCCTCGTCGCCGATGCCCAGGCGGCAGCGACGGCGGCAGAGATCGCCTTCATGAACTCCTTTGGCCTGCGCGCCGATCTCGTTCCCGGGAGCGGCGGCACGGTGACCTTCGGCCAGCTCTATTCGGTACAGCCCTTCGGCAATGTGCTGCAGGTGAAGGGGCTGACCGGTGCACAGCTACGCGCTCTGCTCGAGCAGCAGTTCGCAAGCGGCTCCAATACGGTCGAGCGGCCGAACATGCTGCAAGTCTCGCGCGGCTTCTCCTACACCTACGATCTTACACGCCCGGCGGGCCAGCGGATCGTGTCCATGACGCTGAACGGCAGCGCGATCGAAGATTCGCGTGTCTACCGTGTGGGTCTCAGCAATTTCCTTGCTGCCGGTGGTGACAATTTCACCGTCTTTACTGCCGGGCGCGATTTGCCGGGCGGGGGGCAGGAGGATGTCGCCGCGTTGGAAGCCTATGTCGTGAAGGCAGGCACGATCGCCCCGCCGCCGCTGGGGAGGATCATCCGGCTCGATGCGCCGGCAGCGCCCCCGCCCGAGGACTAG
- the ychF gene encoding redox-regulated ATPase YchF: MGFRCGIVGLPNVGKSTLFNALTETQAAQAANYPFCTIEPNVGQVAVPDERLDRIAAIAKSAKVIPTQLAFVDIAGLVKGASKGEGLGNQFLGNIREVDAIVHVLRCFEDDDIQHVANRVDPLADAEVVETELMLADLESLEKRVPAAAKRGASGDKEAKATAAVLGKALELLRSGQPARLTELSDDEEARLFAQAQLLTAKPVLYVCNVAESDAAEGNAMSAAVFAKAAAEGAEAVVVSAAIESELVAMPAEERGEYLAELGLVESGLSRVIRAGYKLLGLQTFFTAGPKEARAWTFPAGARAPQAAGEIHTDFEKGFIRAETIAYDDYVALGGESAARDAGKLRQEGKDYAVQDGDVLHFKFNV; the protein is encoded by the coding sequence ATGGGATTCCGTTGCGGGATCGTCGGCCTGCCCAATGTCGGCAAGTCGACACTGTTCAATGCGCTTACTGAAACGCAGGCCGCGCAGGCCGCGAACTATCCCTTCTGCACCATCGAGCCCAATGTCGGCCAGGTCGCGGTGCCCGACGAGCGGCTCGACCGCATCGCCGCGATTGCCAAGAGCGCGAAGGTCATTCCAACGCAGCTCGCCTTCGTCGATATCGCGGGCCTGGTGAAGGGGGCGAGCAAGGGCGAAGGGCTTGGCAATCAATTCCTCGGCAATATCCGCGAAGTCGATGCCATCGTCCACGTGCTGCGCTGCTTCGAGGATGACGACATCCAGCATGTCGCCAATCGCGTCGATCCGCTGGCCGATGCCGAGGTGGTCGAGACCGAGCTGATGCTGGCGGACCTTGAAAGCCTGGAAAAGCGCGTGCCCGCAGCCGCCAAGCGGGGAGCCTCCGGCGACAAGGAGGCCAAAGCCACCGCGGCGGTGCTCGGCAAGGCGCTCGAACTGCTGCGTTCGGGCCAGCCTGCGCGCCTGACCGAGCTATCCGACGATGAAGAAGCGCGCCTGTTCGCGCAGGCGCAGCTCCTGACCGCAAAGCCCGTCCTCTACGTCTGCAATGTCGCCGAAAGCGATGCGGCGGAGGGCAATGCGATGAGCGCCGCGGTCTTCGCCAAGGCAGCTGCGGAAGGGGCGGAGGCGGTCGTCGTTTCCGCCGCGATCGAGAGCGAGCTCGTTGCCATGCCCGCCGAAGAGCGAGGCGAATATCTGGCAGAGCTGGGCCTCGTCGAAAGCGGGCTCAGCCGGGTTATCCGCGCGGGCTATAAGCTGCTCGGGCTGCAGACCTTCTTCACCGCCGGACCGAAGGAGGCGCGCGCGTGGACCTTCCCTGCTGGCGCACGCGCCCCTCAGGCGGCAGGGGAGATCCATACCGATTTCGAAAAGGGCTTCATTCGCGCCGAGACGATCGCATACGACGACTATGTGGCACTGGGCGGCGAAAGCGCGGCCCGCGATGCGGGCAAGCTGCGTCAGGAGGGCAAGGACTACGCCGTGCAGGACGGCGATGTCCTGCACTTCAAGTTCAACGTCTAG
- a CDS encoding CPBP family intramembrane glutamic endopeptidase, with translation MDADADAGAQSTPPPPLVKIVALILLQGAVFTALGAGLWAWSGRPVDAFVTITLREVAWGLALGAGFIALAAALFYGFPRVSVRLVHLQRDTYAFLGPKLGWVAIVLISLAAGIGEEALLRGGLQTALNDWLGPWGAIAVASAAFAVLHLAKPLITVLLFAIGVIFGVVYWQTGSLLTVMIGHAVYDVWALRYLHREFVRLGLVEAEPPG, from the coding sequence ATGGACGCTGACGCTGACGCTGGCGCGCAGAGCACGCCGCCACCGCCGCTCGTCAAGATCGTCGCGCTCATCCTCTTGCAGGGTGCGGTGTTCACTGCCCTGGGGGCGGGTCTATGGGCATGGTCGGGGCGGCCGGTCGATGCCTTCGTCACTATCACGCTGCGCGAAGTCGCGTGGGGCCTGGCGCTCGGCGCGGGCTTCATCGCACTGGCGGCGGCGCTTTTTTACGGCTTTCCGCGCGTCTCCGTCCGGCTCGTCCATCTGCAAAGGGATACCTACGCGTTTCTGGGGCCAAAGCTTGGCTGGGTCGCGATCGTGCTCATATCGCTGGCCGCCGGCATTGGCGAGGAGGCCCTCCTGCGTGGTGGCTTGCAGACCGCGCTGAACGACTGGTTGGGCCCCTGGGGCGCGATCGCCGTCGCCTCGGCCGCCTTTGCCGTGCTGCATCTGGCGAAGCCGCTGATAACCGTGCTGCTTTTCGCGATCGGGGTAATCTTCGGCGTAGTCTATTGGCAGACCGGCAGCCTGTTGACGGTGATGATCGGCCACGCTGTCTACGATGTCTGGGCGCTGCGCTATCTGCATCGCGAGTTCGTCCGGCTCGGACTGGTCGAAGCCGAGCCGCCCGGCTAA
- a CDS encoding SDR family NAD(P)-dependent oxidoreductase: protein MVEISRRRMLGAAAATGLAATAARAVPPALPDLKGQAVLITGCSSGFGRLTAEHLARAGAKVFATMRNLPRPEAAEVRQLARDAKLDLTVLELDVTDEASVAAAIAAAEKAVGRGLDVLVNNAGIGITGPVEVQDTAATSLAFDTNVLGYHRVARAALPGMRARKTGHIFAVSSQLGRVIAPFAGHYSATKFAVEAMFEQLAYEVRAHGIGVTIIQPGGYPTDIWVNRNRLSGELKARAEARHAAGYPEVVARMGAEDGSGRSADPMDIPRAIAAVLAAPAPARPLRVPVSAGPIPQTGINQASAEAQILMLGRSPTFGPIVRAVHGR from the coding sequence ATGGTCGAGATTTCGCGTCGTCGCATGTTGGGAGCAGCCGCAGCCACGGGCCTGGCCGCGACCGCGGCGCGGGCTGTCCCGCCTGCCCTCCCCGATCTCAAAGGGCAAGCGGTGCTCATCACCGGCTGCTCGAGCGGCTTCGGACGGCTGACCGCCGAGCATCTGGCACGTGCCGGGGCGAAGGTCTTTGCAACCATGCGCAATCTGCCGCGGCCCGAAGCGGCGGAGGTGCGCCAGCTCGCCCGCGATGCGAAGCTCGATCTGACCGTCCTGGAGCTCGACGTGACCGACGAGGCTTCCGTAGCTGCGGCCATAGCCGCCGCCGAAAAGGCCGTGGGGCGCGGGCTCGATGTGCTCGTCAACAACGCCGGGATCGGGATCACCGGCCCGGTCGAGGTCCAGGACACGGCGGCGACCAGCCTCGCCTTCGATACCAACGTCCTCGGCTACCACCGGGTCGCGCGCGCCGCGCTGCCGGGGATGCGGGCGCGCAAGACCGGGCATATCTTCGCGGTCTCGAGCCAGCTCGGCCGTGTGATAGCGCCGTTCGCGGGCCATTATTCGGCGACCAAATTCGCGGTCGAGGCGATGTTCGAGCAGCTCGCCTATGAAGTGCGGGCGCACGGCATCGGCGTGACGATCATCCAGCCCGGCGGCTATCCGACCGATATCTGGGTCAACCGCAATCGCTTGTCTGGCGAGCTCAAGGCCCGGGCCGAGGCGCGTCACGCCGCAGGCTACCCCGAGGTCGTTGCGCGCATGGGGGCCGAGGACGGATCGGGCCGCAGCGCCGATCCGATGGACATCCCCCGCGCCATCGCCGCCGTGCTGGCGGCGCCCGCGCCCGCGCGTCCCCTGCGCGTGCCGGTGAGCGCTGGGCCGATCCCGCAAACCGGGATCAATCAGGCCAGCGCCGAGGCGCAGATCCTGATGCTCGGCCGTTCGCCCACCTTCGGCCCCATCGTGCGCGCGGTGCATGGACGCTGA
- the pth gene encoding aminoacyl-tRNA hydrolase, giving the protein MQIWTGLGNPGPQYAMNRHNVGFMAVDVIAEVHGFGPVQKKFAGWVQEGRIGPEKILLLKPATWMNGSGRAVAEALRFYKLAPEALTVFHDELDLAPFKVKVRIGGGLAGHNGLRSIDQHIGPDFRRVRIGIGHPGHKDRVTGHVLGNYAKVELDTLAGMLADMAAEAEWLAKNEDARFMSELAFRAQSM; this is encoded by the coding sequence ATGCAGATCTGGACCGGCCTCGGCAATCCCGGCCCTCAATACGCCATGAACCGCCACAATGTCGGCTTCATGGCCGTGGATGTCATCGCCGAAGTGCACGGGTTCGGCCCGGTGCAGAAGAAATTCGCGGGCTGGGTGCAGGAGGGGCGCATCGGGCCGGAGAAAATCTTGCTGCTGAAGCCCGCGACCTGGATGAACGGGAGCGGCCGCGCCGTGGCCGAGGCATTGCGGTTCTACAAGCTAGCCCCCGAGGCCTTGACCGTATTCCACGACGAGCTCGACCTGGCGCCGTTCAAGGTCAAGGTGCGGATAGGCGGCGGACTCGCGGGCCACAACGGTCTGCGCTCGATCGATCAGCACATCGGGCCTGATTTCCGCCGCGTCCGTATCGGTATCGGCCATCCCGGGCATAAAGACCGGGTGACGGGCCATGTGCTCGGCAATTACGCGAAGGTGGAGCTCGACACCCTCGCTGGTATGCTCGCCGACATGGCCGCGGAGGCGGAATGGCTGGCGAAGAACGAGGACGCACGCTTCATGTCCGAACTTGCCTTTCGGGCGCAGTCGATGTGA